A section of the Oryza sativa Japonica Group chromosome 1, ASM3414082v1 genome encodes:
- the LOC107276702 gene encoding uncharacterized protein translates to MEVDRAASAAAAGESSSAGAMAVEKPRFEALMPSEMSGGRPQFRKVPVPQHRFAPLKKAWMDIYTPVYEHMKIDIRMNLKARRVELKTRQDTPDVSNLQKCADFVHAFMLGFDIADAVALLRLDDLYVDSFEIKDVKTLRGEHLSRAIGRLSGKGGKTKYAIENSTRTRIVIADTKIHILGSFVNIKVARDSLCSLILGSPAGKVYSKLRAVSARLAERY, encoded by the exons aTGGAGGTCGACAGggccgcgagcgccgccgctgcgggggagtcctcctccgccggcgcgaTGGCGGTGGAGAAGCCGCGGTTCGAGGCGCTGATGCCGAGCGAGATGAGCGGCGGGAGGCCCCAGTTCCGGAAGGTGCCGGTGCCGCAGCACCGCTTCGCTCCGCTGAAGAAGGCGTGGATGGACATCTACACGCCCGTCTACGAGCACATGAAGATCGACATACGCATGAACCTGAAG GCAAGAAGGGTGGAGCTAAAAACAAGGCAAGACACACCAGATGTGAGCAATCTTCAGAAGTGTGCAGACTTCGTGCATGCTTTTATGCTTGGATTTGACATCGCAGATGCCGTTGCATTGCTCCGCCTTGATGACTTGTATGTGGATTCCTTCGAGATCAAGGATGTGAAGACACTCCGGGGTGAGCATCTGTCACGTGCTATTGGCCGTTTGTCAGGGAAAGGAGGCAAGACCAAATACGCCATTGAGAATTCTACCAGGACTCGCATAGTTATTGCTGACACAAAGATCCACATACTTGGATCCTTTGTTAACATCAAGGTTGCTCGGGATTCACTCTGTAGTCTCATCTTAGGTTCTCCTGCTGGCAAAGTGTATTCAAAGCTAAGGGCCGTTTCTGCCAGGTTGGCTGAAAGGTATTAA
- the LOC4325864 gene encoding homeobox-leucine zipper protein TF1, with the protein MEMNQQHNEGNESFVALMNGFAGDGTATLPNDGEQRMSIPARELFAAIEADSGLLPVNSSNTNEKRKRRLQRLTGKQSEVLEGFFSICGHPDDGQKRHLSETTGLGLDQVKFWFQNKRTQVKTMCWKEENYKLSVENEILRDENRRVKIAHCTAVCLTCCNSSVQNQLAVEMERLMGQSEWLQQEIARSNGTPPAANLAFQLNSSADYVFSGQHDQQMIAELAKNAMHALIILAESHVALWFPVPGCSYEVLNKMAYDQAYPGDNSANAIGFKTEATRAVSMVMMDYKSVVDFLMDPYNYRTFFPEVISGAVTNRIYTWPTSDGYNGVIQLMTVEMMFPSPLVPARKCTFLRYCNVLNEGLVVVIDVSLDDGSIFSKCRKMPSGFLIQSIRPNSCKVTAIEHVLADDTGVHELYQPCMNGLVFGARRWVATMARQSARMRDVHHNKTAPQVSTKGRKNLMKLADDLLASFAGGIAATGGGTWTVVIGAGTEKDIRVAYRRTTEGSSSYNAILSVTASLRLPLPMRKTFDLLRNLTHRCKWDVLVHGSVVKEEVTIARGVGNDDTVTVLHCKRAGREDRGRTMILQNNGYDASGSFMVYSQIDSELMNTMVLSPSDLPPGRGGPSLYPTGFSLLPDVEAAQDSSGIALGEVGGTLMTMGFQIPVKLASGDRMYSRSAASAIRLMTDTIALVKKTLMNEHSGIYGVSPFHP; encoded by the exons ATGGAAATGAATCAACAGCATAATGAGGGCAACGAATCTTTCGTGGCCTTGATGAACGGTTTTGCTGGTGACGGGACGGCAACACTACCg AATGATGGGGAGCAGAGAATGAGTATTCCAGCAAGAGAATTATTTGCAGCAATTGAGGCCGACTCAGGCTTGTTGCCTGTGAACAGTAGCAACACTAATGAAAAAAGGAAGAGGCGTCTACAGAGGCTCACTGGCAAACAGTCGGAGGTACTTGAGGG GTTTTTCAGCATCTGTGGGCATCCCGATGATGGACAAAAGAGGCATCTGAGTGAGACAACAGGTCTTGGTTTAGATCAAGTGAAGTTTTGGTTTCAGAATAAAAGAACACAAGTAAAG ACTATGTGCTGGAAGGAAGAGAACTATAAGTTGTCGGTGGAGAATGAAATTCTGAGGGATGAGAACAGGAGAGTTAAGATAGCTCACTGCACTGCTGTATGCCTCACTTGCTGTAATTCATCAGTACAGAACCAGCTTGCCGTTGAGATGGAAAGGTTAATGGGGCAGAGTGAGTGGCTGCAACAAGAG ATTGCACGGTCGAATGGAACACCCCCGGCTGCAAACCTTGCCTTTCAACTTAATTCATCAGCAGACTATgtattttcagggcaacatgaCCAACAAATGATTGCTGAACTAGCCAAAAACGCAATGCACGCATTGATTATTTTGGCCGAATCCCATGTCGCTCTATGGTTTCCCGTCCCTGGCTGTTCTTATGAAGTATTGAACAAGATGGCTTATGACCAAGCATATCCTGGGGATAACAGTGCAAACGCCATTGGATTCAAGACAGAGGCTACTCGTGCAGTTTCTATGGTGATGATGGACTACAAAAGCGTTGTGGATTTCCTCATGGATCCT TACAACTACCGAACTTTCTTTCCTGAAGTTATTTCCGGGGCAGTAACCAACAGGATCTACACGTGGCCTACCAGTGATGGTTATAATGGGGTTATACAACTG ATGACTGTCGAGATGATGTTCCCATCGCCCCTGGTACCGGCTAGGAAATGCACATTCCTGCGCTATTGTAATGTGCTGAACGAAGGATTAGTGGTCGTCATTGATGTGTCATTGGACGATGGCAGTATCTTCTCCAAATGCCGTAAAATGCCATCAGGGTTTCTGATCCAATCCATAAGGCCAAACAGCTGCAAG GTCACTGCCATAGAGCACGTCCTTGCGGATGACACCGGTGTTCATGAGCTCTACCAGCCTTGTATGAATGGACTCGTCTTCGGAGCTCGGCGCTGGGTGGCGACCATGGCGCGGCAGTCTGCACGCATGAGAGATGTTCATCACAACAAGACAGCTCCGCAAG TCAGcacgaaggggaggaagaatcTAATGAAGCTAGCGGACGACCTGCTCGCGAGCTTCGCCGGCGGCATCGCCGCCACTGGCGGAGGAACGTGGACCGTCGTGATCGGCGCCGGCACGGAGAAGGACATCAGGGTCGCGTACAGGAGGACCACCGAGGGCAGCAGCAGCTACAACGCGATCCTGTCCGTCACCGCGTCCCTGCGTCTGCCGCTGCCCATGAGGAAAACCTTCGATCTGCTCAGGAACCTTACTCACCGCTGCAAG TGGGACGTCCTGGTGCACGGCAGCGTGGTGAAGGAGGAGGTCACCATCGCCAGAGGCGTCGGGAACGACGACACTGTCACCGTCCTCCACTGCAAG CGCGCCGGCAGGGAGGACAGGGGAAGGACCATGATCCTGCAGAACAACGGGTACGACGCGTCGGGCTCGTTCATGGTCTACTCCCAGATCGACAGCGAGCTGATGAACACCATGGTCCTGAGCCCCAGCGACCTGCCGCCCGGGCGGGGCGGGCCGTCCCTCTACCCCACCGGCTTCTCCCTTCTCCCTGACGTCGAGGCTGCCCAGGACAGCAGCGGCATCGCCCTCGGCGAGGTTGGGGGAACTCTCATGACCATGGGCTTCCAGATTCCGGTGAAGCTCGCCAGTGGGGATCGCATGTATTCCCGGTCTGCGGCATCGGCAATCAGGCTCATGACTGACACCATTGCCCTCGTCAAGAAGACGCTGATGAACGAGCATTCTGGTATCTACGGGGTTAGCCCGTTCCACCCCTAG
- the LOC4325863 gene encoding early nodulin-like protein 9, whose amino-acid sequence MAHGRVQRMQCWVVVACVVASVSTTASAFVFKAGGTGEWRVPDQQASGNVSAYNQWAEHTRFRVGDAIAFSYQPGNDSVLLVDKSSYDACNTNTPIDTFADGNTVFTFTRSGPYYFISGNKDNCNRNEKLIVVVMGERAANGTAPAPALAPSAGTTSPNSPPSPPPPPSGIEISPTPEQSINAAARPRAAGIAGAAGLAIGTLFYALV is encoded by the exons ATGGCACACGGGCGCGTGCAGCGGATGCAATGCTGGGTGGTGGTGGCGTGCGTGGTGGCCTCGGTCTCCACCACCGCGTCCGCGTTCGTGTTCAAGGCGGGCGGGACGGGCGAGTGGCGCGTCCCGGATCAGCAGGCCAGCGGCAACGTCAGCGCCTACAACCAGTGGGCCGAGCACACCCGGTTTCGCGTGGGTGACGCCATAG CGTTCTCTTACCAACCCGGCAACGACTCGGTGCTGCTCGTCGACAAGAGCTCGTACGACGCCTGCAACACGAACACGCCGATCGACACGTTCGCCGACGGCAACACGGTGTTCACCTTCACCCGGTCCGGCCCGTACTACTTCATCAGCGGCAACAAGGACAACTGCAACCGCAACGAGAAGCTCATCGTCGTGGTCATGGGGGAGCGCGCCGCCAAtggcacggcgccggcgccggcgctggccCCGTCGGCCGGCACCACCAGCCCGAactcgccaccgtcgccgccgcctcctccgtcgggCATCGAGATCTCGCCCACGCCGGAGCAGTCGATCAACGCCGCGGCGCGCCCCAGGGCGGCGGGCATTGCCGGCGCGGCCGGGCTGGCCATTGGGACGCTGTTCTATGCACTCGTTTGA
- the LOC4325862 gene encoding disease resistance protein RPS2, giving the protein MEFVASIVDAVFRPLKDYFARTFGYVMSCGDYIDLLGHEMDELKSKRDDVKRLVDVAERRGMEATSQVKWWLECVSRLEDAAARIEEEYQARLRLPPEQAPGLRATYHLSQRADEMFAEAANLKEKGAFHKVADELVQVRFEEMPSAAVVGMDAVLQRLHACVRHGDVGIVGIYGMAGVGKTALLNKYNNDFLINSPDINVAINIEVGKEFSLDDIQKIIGDRLGVSWENRTPRERAGMLYRVLTKMNFVLLLDDLWEPLNFQMIGIPVPKHNSKSKIVLTTRIEDVCDRMDVRRKLKMECLPWEPAWELFREKVGEHLMFSSIEIQEQAKALAMKCGGLPLALITVGRAMASKRTEKEWKHAITVLKVAPWQLLGMEMDVLMPLKNSYDSLPSDKLRLCLLYCSLFPEEFSISKEWIIGYCIGEGFIDDLYTDMDEIYNKGHDLLGVLKIACLLEKGDDEDHISMHPMVRAMALWIASDFGTKETKWLVRAGVGLKEAPGAEKWSDAERISFMRNNILELYERPNCPLLKTLMLQVNPALDKICDGFFQFMPSLRVLDLSHTSIHELPSGISSLVELQYLDLYNTNIKSLPRELGALVTLRFLLLSHMPLDLIPGGVISSLTMLQVLYMDLSYGDWKVDATGNGVEFLELESLRRLKILDITIQSLEALERLSLSNRLASSTRNLLIKTCASLTKVELPSSRLWKNMTGLKRVWIASCNNLAEVIIDGNTETDHMYRQPDVISQSRGDHYSNDEQPILPNLQNIILQALHKVKIIYKSGCVQNITSLYIWYCHGLEELITLSDDEQGTAANSSEQAARICRDITPFPNLKELYLHGLANCRALCSTTCFLRFPLLGNLKIVDCPKLKKLELPVGNLNAVQCTREWWDALEWDDAEVKASYDPLFRPLH; this is encoded by the coding sequence ATGGAGTTCGTGGCGTCCATCGTGGACGCGGTGTTCCGGCCGCTCAAGGACTACTTCGCCCGGACGTTCGGGTATGTCATGTCCTGCGGCGACTACATCGACCTGCTGGGCCACGAGATGGACGAGCTCAAGAGCAAGCGCGACGACGTGAAGCGCCTGGTCGACGTCGCCGAGCGCCGGGGCATGGAGGCCACCAGCCAGGTCAAGTGGTGGCTCGAGTGTGTCTCCAGGctcgaggacgccgccgcccggaTCGAGGAGGAGTACCAGGCGCGCCTCCGCCTTCCCCCCGAGCAGGCGCCCGGCCTCAGGGCCACCTACCACCTCAGCCAGAGGGCCGACGAGATGTTCGCCGAGGCCGCCAACCTCAAGGAGAAGGGCGCGTTCCACAAGGTCGCCGACGAGCTTGTGCAGGTCCGCTTCGAGGAGATGCCCAGCGCGGCCGTCGTCGGCATGGACGCTGTGCTTCAGAGGCTCCACGCGTGCGTCCGGCACGGCGACGTGGGCATCGTCGGCATCTACGGCATGGCCGGGGTCGGCAAGACCGCGCTGCTGAACAAGTACAACAACGATTTCCTCATCAACTCGCCGGACATCAATGTCGCCATCAACATCGAAGTCGGCAAGGAGTTCAGTCTGGATGATATCCAGAAAATCATCGGCGACCGCCTCGGCGTGTCGTGGGAGAACAGAACGCCCAGGGAGCGTGCCGGAATGCTCTACAGAGTGCTCACCAAGATGAACTTCGTGCTGCTGCTGGACGACCTCTGGGAGCCACTCAACTTCCAGATGATCGGAATTCCCGTACCTAAGCACAACTCCAAGAGCAAGATCGTGTTGACGACGAGGATTGAGGACGTGTGTGACCGCATGGATGTCCGCCGCAAGCTCAAGATGGAGTGCCTGCCATGGGAGCCCGCTTGGGAGCTCTTCCGCGAGAAGGTCGGGGAGCATCTCATGTTTTCCAGCATTGAGATTCAGGAACAGGCGAAGGCGCTGGCGATGAAGTGTGGCGGCCTGCCGCTCGCGCTCATCACCGTCGGCCGGGCGATGGCCAGCAAGCGCACAGAAAAAGAGTGGAAGCATGCCATCACCGTGCTAAAGGTTGCCCCATGGCAGCTTCTTGGCATGGAGATGGATGTTCTAATGCCTCTCAAGAACAGCTACGATAGTTTGCCCAGTGACAAGCTAAGGCTTTGTCTACTGTATTGCTCACTGTTCCCAGAGGAATTCTCCATTTCTAAGGAATGGATAATAGGGTACTGCATCGGTGAAGGTTTCATTGATGACCTGTACACTGACATGGATGAGATTTATAACAAAGGGCATGACCTTCTTGGTGTTCTCAAGATTGCCTGTTTGCTGGAGAAAGGGGATGACGAGGATCATATCAGTATGCATCCCATGGTCCGTGCCATGGCTCTGTGGATAGCATCAGATTTTGgcacaaaagaaacaaaatggCTTGTCCGTGCCGGAGTTGGGCTCAAGGAGGCACCAGGTGCAGAGAAATGGAGCGACGCTGAGCGGATTTCTTTCATGCGAAACAACATTCTTGAGCTGTATGAGAGACCTAATTGCCCTCTGCTGAAAACTTTGATGCTACAGGTCAACCCTGCATTGGATAAGATATGTGACGGCTTCTTCCAATTCATGCCATCTCTCAGGGTTTTAGATTTATCACATACTTCTATCCATGAATTACCTTCCGGGATCAGTTCATTAGTTGAGTTGCAGTACCTTGATTTGTATAACACAAACATCAAATCACTTCCAAGGGAGCTTGGAGCACTGGTAACCCTGCGGTTCCTGCTGCTTTCGCATATGCCACTGGATTTGATACCAGGTGGTGTAATAAGCAGCCTGACAATGCTGCAAGTATTGTACATGGATCTCAGTTATGGAGACTGGAAGGTTGATGCAACCGGAAATGGAGTTGAATTTCTGGAGCTTGAAAGCCTACGCAGGCTCAAGATACTCGATATCACAATACAGTCTCTCGAGGCTCTGGAGAGACTGTCCTTGTCGAATCGCCTCGCTAGCTCGACAAGAAATCTACTCATAAAGACATGTGCTAGCCTTACAAAGGTAGAGCTTCCTTCAAGCAGACTTTGGAAGAACATGACCGGACTCAAGAGAGTGTGGATCGCGAGCTGCAACAACTTAGCGGAGGTAATCATCGATGGCAACACAGAAACTGACCACATGTATAGACAACCTGATGTTATCTCGCAAAGCCGGGGAGATCATTATTCCAATGACGAGCAGCCCATCCTTCCAAACCTGCAAAATATCATCCTTCAGGCACTTCATAAGGTAAAGATCATCTACAAATCCGGATGTGTCCAGAACATAACATCGTTGTACATCTGGTATTGCCATGGGCTGGAGGAGCTGATTACTCTCAGCGATGATGAACAAGGAACAGCGGCAAACAGCAGTGAACAAGCTGCAAGAATTTGCAGAGACATCACACCCTTCCCTAACCTCAAAGAACTGTATCTCCATGGCTTGGCAAACTGCAGGGCATTGTGCAGCACTACGTGCTTCCTGCGGTTCCCCTTGCTGGGGAACCTGAAGATTGTCGACTGCCCGAAGCTGAAGAAGCTCGAGCTCCCTGTCGGTAATCTGAATGCGGTACAATGCACAAGGGAGTGGTGGGA
- the LOC4325866 gene encoding F-box protein At4g22280 → MESTDEHAMESDTDLISVLPGEVLQHILSFSRIRAIVRMRRLSRRWMRVIECLQFICLDYRDFKHWKVEKFARFVDNLLLIRSKVDLHTFQLYWFHYLPLNCNDLRKWILYAVKHNVKVLDVELDMYDKTALPSRIFTCRSVEELSLQMGEAPDEDLEHVGLVLPDIIQLPSLKKLTLSDVEVDQLSLNQFIGRSPNLEDLHLINSATYLDLIASKVLKRLTLDGFMHGPKRFTISAPHLVHFECQGCALQDVSWGEKPSLESAHIDTWGKKYDGESEFIGVLLSAKTLALFGSDVKVMLEKELPACPVFERLTTLEIGKWCLTEDFYTVLRFLQLSPRLGELTLMQEELPHAARKGAETDAMPIDGMTFQCPFLETVIIQCSKGDDGINKLVNVLAANGINPKKIQVNFYEDIEEMERAENRRIIEEREKELCNFEKMAKKNPEWVDESRYADSNPETDSDEYDDDYDDF, encoded by the exons ATGGAGTCCACTGATGAGCATGCAATGGAGAGTGACACTGATTTGATCAGTGTGCTGCCTGGAGAGGTCCTACAGCATATCCTGTCCTTTTCAAGGATTAGAGCAATTGTGAGGATGCGCAGGCTTTCTAGGAGGTGGATGAGAGTGATTGAGTGTCTGCAGTTCATATGCCTTGATTACAGAGATTTTAAACATTGGAAGGTTGAGAAATTTGCTCGCTTTGTGGACAACCTATTACTCATCCGTTCTAAAGTAGACCTGCATACTTTCCAGCTTTATTGGTTTCATTATCTTCCACTGAACTGCAATGATCTTAGGAAGTGGATCCTCTATGCGGTGAAGCACAATGTTAAAGTGCTTGATGTGGAACTGGATATGTATGATAAAACGGCCTTACCGTCTCGCATTTTCACCTGCCGTTCAGTTGAGGAGCTAAGTTTGCAGATGGGAGAAGCCCCTGATGAAGATCTTGAACACGTAGGCCTTGTGCTTCCGGACATAATTCAACTTCCTTCTCTCAAAAAGTTGACTCTCTCTGATGTAGAAGTGGACCAGCTTTCTCTGAACCAATTCATCGGTCGGAGCCCTAACCTAGAAGATTTGCATTTGATAAACTCGGCAACATATCTTGATCTGATTGCCTCCAAAGTGCTAAAAAGGCTAACTCTTGATGGCTTCATGCATGGGCCCAAAAGATTCACAATTTCCGCCCCTCATCTCGTTCACTTTGAGTGCCAGGGTTGTGCACTGCAAGATGTTTCTTGGGGAGAGAAACCATCTCTAGAGAGTGCACACATAGATACTTGGGGGAAGAAATATGATGGTGAATCTGAGTTTATTGGAGTACTTTTATCTGCCAAGACACTCGCACTATTTGGTTCTGACGTCAAG GTTATGTTGGAAAAGGAGCTGCCGGCATGTCCAGTGTTTGAGAGGCTCACAACTCTTGAAATTGGTAAGTGGTGTTTAACTGAGGATTTCTATACTGTGCTTCGTTTCCTTCAACTTTCGCCGAGACTAGGAGAACTGACATTGATGCAAGAGGAG CTTCCTCACGCAGCAAGAAAAGGAGCAGAAACAGATGCTATGCCAATTGATGGAATGACCTTCCAATGTCCGTTCCTTGAGACTGTCATAATACAATGTTCCAAGGGCGATGATGGGATCAACAAGCTGGTGAATGTTCTGGCAGCAAATGGGATTAACCCAAAGAAGATACAGGTTAATTTCTATGAAGATATCGAAGAGATGGAGCGGGCTGAGAACAGGCGCATCATAGAGGAGCGGGAGAAGGAGCTGTGCAACTTCGAGAAGATGGCGAAGAAAAACCCAGAATGGGTCGACGAAAGCCGTTATGCTGACAGTAACCCTGAAACTGATAGCGATGAGTATGATGATGACTACGATGATTTCTAG
- the LOC4325867 gene encoding cDP-diacylglycerol--glycerol-3-phosphate 3-phosphatidyltransferase 1, chloroplastic, which yields MAFLKTLNPLLRRSPTPIPNPRSLLSLDAFLAASSPTAASHATAPAPFAAAAHHHVPIRSGGPLFLSSPPWMLSQSATPLTAAAAALRARLRRARALAGGGAQAVADAVGWEPRRISRDESEVAEAVTGGRERFLNLPNLVSIGRMASGPVIGWMIVNEWYLPAFGTLALSGASDWLDGFLARKMGINSVFGSYLDPLADKVLIGCVAIAMVEKDLLHPGLVGLVVVRDLLLVGGAVYKRASSLGWKWNSWSDFVNLDAIHREKVKPLFISKVNTVFQLMLVAAALLQPEFGTEETQNYITVLSWLVASTTIASTVGYGIKYRQIRPRR from the exons ATGGCGTTCCTCAAAACCCTGAACCCTCTCCTCCGCAGAAGCCCCACCCCGATCCCGAACCCCCGCTCCCTCCTTTCCCTCgacgccttcctcgccgcctcctcccccaccgccgcctcccacgccaccgcgcccgcgcccttcgccgccgcggcgcaccACCACGTCCCCATCCGCTCGGGGGGCCCGCTGTtcctctcctcgccgccatGGATGCTCTCCCAGTCCGCCACGCCGctcaccgccgcggccgccgctctccgcgCCAGGCTCCGGAGGgcccgcgcgctcgccggcggcggcgcccaggcTGTCGCGGACGCCGTAGGGTGGGAGCCCAGGCGGATCTCCAGAGATGAGAGcgaggtggcggaggcggtgaCGGGTGGAAGGGAGAGGTTCCTGAATCTGCCCAATCTGGTGTCGATTGGACGCATGGCGTCGGGGCCGGTTATTGGATG GATGATTGTGAATGAATGGTATCTTCCTGCTTTTGGCACATTGGCTTTGTCTGGTGCAAGTGATTGG TTAGATGGCTTTTTAGCGAGAAAGATGGGCATCAATTCTGTGTTTGGATCTTATCTGGACCCATTAGCTGATAAG GTGTTGATTGGCTGTGTTGCCATAGCAATGGTTGAAAAAGACCTCTTACATC CTGGGCTTGTTGGCTTGGTTGTTGTAAGAGACTTGCTCCTTGTGGGTGGTGCTGTCTACAAACGAGCTTCCAGTCTGGGATGGAAG TGGAACAGTTGGTCAGACTTTGTTAACTTAGATGCAATTCACCGTGAGAAGGTCAAACCTCTTTTTATCAGCAAG GTGAACACAGTTTTCCAATTGATGTTGGTTGCTGCTGCTCTCCTCCAGCCAGAATTTGGCACAGAGGAGACTCAGAATTATATTACAGTGTTGAG CTGGCTTGTAGCTTCTACAACAATTGCATCCACAGTAGGTTATGGTATCAAATATCGTCAGATTAGACCAAGAAGATGA
- the LOC4325865 gene encoding pentatricopeptide repeat-containing protein At1g69290: MRALLRLRRRLPLPINTRAFSPSSPSPAPHEIPTVYSFLQPSVFAPRPKPQPPPPPPPPTPPAHKTLPVGDAVALEDELLAAVSEDRSDDAWLAFRSLASASLSPSPPAAAALVSHLAAAHHHRLGLKRAFAAAVFLLEKSPHADPVPEAALQAVFTSLAAAASAAPALALVRALLRCGRRLPAFPVWGSPLIELTRADTGAFVAFLKVFDEACKQMVSEKSPSAAAAMRPDLAACNAVLGGCCRLLGSVTEAERVLEIMSAIAVSPDVDSFGCLAFLYAWRDIPSRVDELDKLLDALGFGKKIFFKNLISGYLKSCSFESVSSVILRVVEERRVGGSNAFDLESYTEVAQRFVDNGRIRELAQLIIKAQETESLQQSLAVEDSVGFGIVNACVELGLLNKAHSILDEMTAQGASVGLGVYSSILKAYCKEQRTAEAAQLVSEISAAGLQLDAGSYDALIDASMTAHDFLSAFSLFKEMREARLPDLRTSYLTIMTGLTENNRPELMASFLDTVVDDPRIEIATHDWNSIIHAFCKVGRLEDARRTYRRMVFLRYEPNNQTYLSLINGYVSAEKYFSVLILWTEVRRKGADFNHELIDAFLYALVKGGFFDMAMQVIEKAQELKIFLDKWRHKQAFMETHKKLKVAKLRKRNFRKMEALIAFKNWAGLNA, from the coding sequence ATGCGcgctctcctccgcctccgccgccggttgcctcTGCCCATAAACACGAGGGCCTTCTCGCCGTCTTCACCCTCCCCTGCGCCCCATGAGATCCCCACCGTCTACTCCTTCCTCCAGCCTTCCGTCTTCGCGCCGCGGCCCAaaccccagccgccgccgccgccgccgccacctacaCCTCCCGCGCACAAGACGCTGCCCGTCGGCGATGCCGTCGCGCTCGAGGAcgagctgctcgccgccgtctccgaggACCGCTCGGACGACGCGTGGCTCGCGTTCAGGTCCCTGGCGTCGGCCTCCCTCTCGCcctcgcctcccgccgccgcggcgctcgtcTCCCACCTCGCCGCAGCGCACCACCACCGTCTCGGCCTCAAGCGTGCCTTCGCGGCCGCCGTGTTCCTGCTCGAGAAGAGCCCCCACGCGGACCCCGTCCCGGAGGCCGCCCTGCAGGCCGTCTTCACTTCGCTCGCCGCAGCGGCCTCCGCCGCTCCGGCCTTGGCCCTCGTGCGCGCTCTGCTGCGctgcgggcgccgcctcccggctTTCCCTGTCTGGGGCTCCCCGCTTATAGAGCTCACGCGCGCTGACACGGGCGCCTTCGTGGCCTTCTTGAAGGTCTTCGACGAAGCCTGCAAGCAAATGGTGTCGGAGAAGTCCCCCtctgcggcagcggcgatgcGTCCTGACCTTGCTGCCTGCAATGCCGTTCTTGGTGGCTGCTGCCGTCTGCTCGGTTCAGTCACAGAAGCTGAGAGGGTATTGGAGATCATGTCGGCTATTGCAGTGTCGCCGGATGTGGATAGCTTCGGATGTCTTGCGTTCTTGTATGCTTGGAGAGATATTCCAAGCCGTGTTGATGAGCTCGATAAATTGCTGGATGCGTTAGGATTCGGCAAGAAGATTTTTTTCAAGAATTTGATCAGTGGGTATTTGAAGAGCTGCAGCTTTGAGTCAGTTTCATCAGTCATTCTTCGtgtggtggaggagagaagagttGGGGGTAGCAATGCATTTGATTTAGAAAGCTATACAGAGGTTGCACAGCGTTTTGTAGATAATGGGAGGATCAGGGAATTAGCTCAGTTGATCATCAAAGCACAGGAAACTGAGTCATTGCAGCAGTCACTGGCAGTTGAGGATTCTGTTGGGTTTGGGATTGTCAATGCTTGTGTTGAGCTTGGCCTATTGAACAAGGCTCATAGTATACTCGACGAAATGACTGCTCAAGGAGCCTCTGTGGGGCTAGGTGTATACTCCTCAATCCTGAAAGCGTATTGCAAGGAGCAAAGGACTGCAGAGGCTGCACAGCTTGTCTCAGAGATTAGTGCAGCAGGGCTGCAGCTTGATGCTGGCAGTTATGATGCTCTTATTGATGCTTCTATGACAGCCCATGATTTCCTATCTGCATTCTCTCTCTTCAAGGAGATGAGAGAGGCGAGGTTACCAGACCTTAGGACAAGCTATCTTACTATAATGACAGGCTTAACAGAGAACAACCGTCCTGAGCTTATGGCATCATTCTTGGACACAGTCGTCGATGATCCGAGGATAGAAATTGCAACACATGATTGGAACTCAATAATACATGCCTTTTGCAAGGTTGGGAGGTTGGAGGATGCTCGAAGGACATACCGAAGGATGGTATTCCTGAGGTATGAACCAAATAATCAGACCTACCTTTCGCTAATCAATGGGTATGTCTCAGCGGAGAAGTACTTTAGTGTGCTTATACTATGGACTGAAGTGAGGAGGAAGGGGGCTGATTTCAACCATGAGTTAATTGATGCATTTCTGTATGCTTTAGTCAAAGGTGGATTTTTTGATATGGCAATGCAAGTGATTGAGAAAGCACAagagttgaaaatatttttggataAGTGGAGACACAAACAAGCATTCATGGAGACCCACAAAAAACTGAAAGTGGCAAAGCTGAGAAAGCGGAATTTCAGGAAAATGGAAGCTCTGATTGCATTTAAGAATTGGGCTGGTCTCAATGCATGA